One region of Oceanipulchritudo coccoides genomic DNA includes:
- a CDS encoding ATP-dependent DNA helicase translates to MCFLPLPRIPLSPHHPDMIGLNDAFLEGSVAKIPAQETWEAVARIFKKEGTLQKKMQLEHRPQQEQMALRTLEAWQRDQPVFFEAGTGVGKSLAYLIPGIMQAVSAERPLVVSTHTIALQEQIETKDLSLCRKLFQSDPILAHFAKFRHAVLLGRGNYLCGTRLKQALKTRTELFPSNEQKELERIADWAQTTTTGLRQELSPEPLPEVWDWVQADGHSCNPRNCSPKSCFFRKAREAVRDSNLIIVNHSLLFALLAAGHFPTGDVPGILFPEDFMVIDEAHTLPAIATEYFGLQISGLGLRRQLLKLYHPHKRKSRGLLVKNGDPGLRSQVMILTDEVEGFFESVKQEHLGAGRPFRLRVADWHENSLDIPLRDLIHGICKCESRMEEGAERDELEGVRRRLQAYREGINEALQISDPESVYWIEGTGQQGKRVHLRSAPLEVAGPLRERLFERNTGLLLTSATLAEGPDMDSFKRKVGAPEADSEQVASPFDYPLQMEILIHEGAPGPSSEDGSLNTKFLEKEILRLACEVKGGSLVLFTSYRDLLAVDKGLRPQCSRLGRPLFSQGTGMGRSELLTAFRETGNGILLGTDSFWTGVDVPGPALSQVIITRLPFENPSHPIAEARGEKCREEGRSAFSELTLPAALVKFRQGLGRLIRNQTDEGRLAILDSRILSKPYGRLFLDVLPHSQYKRIS, encoded by the coding sequence ATGTGCTTTTTGCCATTGCCGCGAATCCCACTGTCCCCGCATCATCCTGACATGATCGGGCTGAATGATGCTTTTCTGGAAGGATCTGTAGCGAAAATCCCCGCACAGGAGACTTGGGAGGCCGTTGCCCGTATTTTCAAAAAGGAGGGCACCCTCCAAAAGAAGATGCAGCTGGAACACCGTCCGCAGCAGGAGCAAATGGCGCTACGGACGCTGGAGGCGTGGCAAAGGGACCAGCCCGTTTTCTTTGAGGCCGGCACAGGCGTCGGGAAGAGCCTTGCCTACCTGATCCCGGGTATCATGCAGGCCGTATCGGCCGAACGACCGCTCGTCGTCTCCACCCATACGATCGCCTTGCAGGAACAGATTGAGACTAAAGACCTGTCACTCTGCCGGAAGCTGTTCCAGAGTGATCCCATTCTGGCGCATTTTGCGAAATTTCGTCACGCAGTACTCCTCGGGCGTGGCAACTACCTCTGTGGAACGCGCCTGAAACAGGCCCTCAAGACCCGCACAGAGCTTTTTCCCTCAAATGAGCAGAAGGAGCTCGAGCGCATTGCCGACTGGGCACAGACAACCACCACCGGTTTGCGTCAGGAACTGAGCCCGGAACCACTTCCGGAGGTCTGGGACTGGGTCCAGGCAGACGGACATTCCTGCAACCCAAGGAATTGTTCCCCCAAAAGCTGTTTCTTCCGCAAGGCGCGGGAAGCCGTCAGGGACAGCAACCTGATTATCGTGAATCACAGCCTGCTGTTTGCCCTTTTGGCGGCAGGCCACTTCCCGACCGGGGATGTTCCCGGAATCCTCTTTCCCGAGGATTTCATGGTGATTGATGAAGCCCATACCCTCCCGGCTATTGCCACCGAGTATTTCGGCCTGCAAATCAGCGGCCTCGGTCTGAGGCGGCAATTGCTCAAACTCTATCATCCGCACAAGCGGAAGTCCCGTGGGCTGCTGGTGAAAAACGGAGACCCGGGCCTTCGTAGCCAGGTCATGATCCTTACCGATGAGGTGGAGGGCTTTTTTGAATCTGTAAAGCAGGAGCATCTCGGGGCCGGACGCCCGTTCCGCCTGCGCGTCGCGGATTGGCACGAGAATTCCTTGGATATTCCCTTGAGAGACCTCATCCACGGCATCTGCAAATGCGAAAGCCGTATGGAAGAAGGTGCCGAGCGGGATGAACTAGAGGGAGTCCGACGCAGGTTGCAGGCTTATCGCGAGGGCATTAACGAGGCTCTTCAGATCAGCGATCCGGAATCCGTCTACTGGATTGAGGGTACCGGACAGCAGGGCAAGCGCGTGCATTTGAGGTCGGCGCCGCTTGAAGTGGCCGGCCCATTGCGTGAACGGCTCTTTGAGCGAAATACTGGACTGCTCCTGACGAGCGCAACCTTGGCCGAAGGTCCGGACATGGACTCCTTCAAGCGAAAGGTGGGGGCGCCCGAGGCTGATTCAGAGCAGGTTGCCTCGCCTTTCGATTATCCTCTACAGATGGAAATCCTCATCCATGAAGGGGCTCCGGGCCCCTCCTCCGAGGACGGTAGCCTGAACACGAAATTCCTTGAAAAGGAAATTCTCCGGCTGGCCTGTGAAGTGAAAGGCGGATCACTTGTCCTGTTCACGAGTTATCGCGATCTTCTGGCTGTTGACAAAGGTCTTCGTCCCCAGTGCAGCCGCCTTGGCCGGCCGCTATTCAGCCAGGGAACCGGAATGGGACGATCGGAATTGCTCACCGCCTTCCGCGAAACGGGCAATGGCATTCTACTTGGCACCGATTCCTTCTGGACCGGCGTCGATGTGCCCGGACCCGCGCTTTCGCAGGTCATCATCACCCGCCTCCCATTCGAAAATCCCTCCCATCCCATTGCCGAGGCAAGGGGTGAGAAATGCCGTGAGGAAGGCCGCAGTGCATTCTCCGAGCTCACCCTGCCAGCGGCATTGGTCAAATTCCGTCAAGGCCTCGGGCGACTTATCCGAAACCAGACCGATGAGGGCCGACTGGCGATTCTCGACTCCCGGATTCTCTCAAAACCGTATGGGAGGCTCTTTTTGGATGTCCTTCCACATAGTCAATACAAACGGATCTCCTGA
- a CDS encoding PP2C family protein-serine/threonine phosphatase: MIKASFGLTETGSVRRENQDSYLVDPAMGLFAVADGLGGLPNGDRASKLALDILKRQLREHPQMTLEMAIGIINEESRKVGYEIDESGFGTTLTIGRYKAEEEILELVHIGDSAAYLVTNDKAHLITVEHTVAARMIASQFEEACEAIPASAHHTLTQCIGQDLYIDPQVAEFKIQEGDRLFLLTDGVTKALDEESLRESLEVRESLESICQTLTFRIEVAGSPDNYTIAAVEF, encoded by the coding sequence ATGATTAAAGCCTCCTTCGGCCTGACTGAAACAGGGTCCGTTCGCCGTGAGAACCAGGACAGCTACCTCGTAGACCCAGCGATGGGATTGTTTGCTGTGGCAGATGGATTGGGCGGCCTCCCGAATGGGGATCGAGCCAGCAAACTGGCCCTCGATATTCTCAAGCGCCAATTGCGAGAGCATCCTCAAATGACCCTTGAAATGGCCATTGGCATCATCAATGAGGAATCCCGCAAGGTGGGATATGAAATAGATGAGTCGGGATTCGGAACAACCCTGACTATCGGCCGATACAAGGCGGAAGAAGAAATCCTGGAGTTGGTTCACATCGGTGATTCGGCGGCTTACCTCGTGACAAACGATAAGGCTCACTTGATCACTGTTGAACACACCGTCGCTGCCCGCATGATCGCGAGCCAGTTTGAGGAGGCTTGCGAGGCAATTCCAGCCTCCGCCCACCATACGCTGACACAATGCATCGGCCAGGACTTGTACATCGATCCGCAGGTAGCGGAATTTAAAATACAGGAAGGCGATCGTCTTTTTCTCTTAACAGACGGAGTGACCAAGGCCCTCGATGAGGAATCCTTGAGGGAATCACTCGAGGTCAGGGAATCACTCGAGAGTATCTGCCAGACCCTGACTTTCAGGATTGAAGTTGCCGGCTCACCCGACAACTACACGATCGCCGCAGTAGAGTTTTAG